The Ascaphus truei isolate aAscTru1 chromosome 3, aAscTru1.hap1, whole genome shotgun sequence genome includes a region encoding these proteins:
- the TTC19 gene encoding tetratricopeptide repeat protein 19, mitochondrial isoform X1 codes for MFLCRMRSLCRSGPRSLSCVIKGTGILRAIQTAPCREAAACHLTPPSLTSGRQRRSQHRRRSPFLLLTAAAFSLFSTFADKDQGEDLTDSEENLIYLLKKAKLSIMKGEMEEAEEILHQALHLAQQSDSKRGIIYTYDLMANLAILRGQLDSSEKLFKATLVFMLDGGVKQDHISFIEISLKLASIYAAQNQNKLAVAGYQFCIMTLEEKIEKEKDLPVEILAALTAEEKSNTRLLLGLCLDSYGRYLLANAQYSQAQSMYEKALQICKEEQGELHPQTVTLMNDLATVLEAQGHHDEAYAFVKQASELARKTEHPDQHVVLSNMALILMYQGTEHFADVERIFKEALTQAEKKGDSASIRNIQEGLSELERRKKGF; via the exons ATGTTCCTGTGCAGGATGAGGAGTTTGTGCCGCTCGGGCCCGCGCAGCCTGTCCTGTGTGATTAAGGGAACGGGAATCCTGCGCGCTATACAGACTGCTCCGTGCAGAGAGGCTGCCGCGTGCCACCTCACCCCACCCTCACTGACCTCAGGCAGACAGAGGAGGTCTCAGCACAGGAGGAGATCTCCCTTCCTCCTGCTGACTGCAGCAG caTTTTCCCTTTTCTCTACATTTGCTGATAAGGATCAGGGAGAAGATCTTACAGATTCTGAAGAAAATCTAATATACCTATTAAAGAAAGCCAAG TTGAGCATCATGaaaggtgagatggaggaggcaGAGGAGATTTTGCACCAGGCTCTCCATCTGGCTCAGCAGTCTGACAGCAAGAGGGGCATTATCTACACCTATGACCTG ATGGCTAACCTTGCTATTCTCAGGGGGCAGCTGGACAGT tcTGAAAAGCTATTCAAAGCAACACTGGTCTTCATGCTTGATGGAGGTGTAAAGCAG GATCACATTTCCTTTATTGAGATATCCCTCAAGCTGGCCAGCATCTATGCTGCACAGAACCA GAATAAGTTGGCTGTGGCAGGCTACCAGTTCTGCATTATGACTCTGGAGGAAAAGATAGAGAAGGAGAAAGATCTGCCGGTGGAGATCCTGGCAG CACTTACAGCAGAGGAGAAATCAAACACCCGCCTCCTCCTAGGATTGTGTCTGGATTCATATGGACGTTACCTACTTGCCAATGCACAGTATTCACAGGCACAAAGTATGTATGAAAAGGCACTACAGATCTGCAAGGAGGAGCAGGGGGAGTTACACCCACAG ACAGTGACGCTGATGAATGATCTAGCAACAGTGCTAGAAGCGCAGGGTCACCATGATGAGGCCTATGCTTTTGTGAAGCAAGCATCGGAGCTGGCTCGGAAGACTGAGCACCCTGACCAGCATGTGGTGCTTAGTAACATGGCATTGATTCTAATGTATCAAG GGACAGAACACTTCGCTGACGTCGAGCGGATCTTTAAGGAAGCTCTGACACAAGCAGAGAAGAAAGGGGACTCTGCTTCTATTCGGAATATTCAGGAAGGACTGTCTGAGCTGGAAAGGAGGAAAAAAGGCTTTTGA
- the TTC19 gene encoding tetratricopeptide repeat protein 19, mitochondrial isoform X2, translated as MKGEMEEAEEILHQALHLAQQSDSKRGIIYTYDLMANLAILRGQLDSSEKLFKATLVFMLDGGVKQDHISFIEISLKLASIYAAQNQNKLAVAGYQFCIMTLEEKIEKEKDLPVEILAALTAEEKSNTRLLLGLCLDSYGRYLLANAQYSQAQSMYEKALQICKEEQGELHPQTVTLMNDLATVLEAQGHHDEAYAFVKQASELARKTEHPDQHVVLSNMALILMYQGTEHFADVERIFKEALTQAEKKGDSASIRNIQEGLSELERRKKGF; from the exons ATGaaaggtgagatggaggaggcaGAGGAGATTTTGCACCAGGCTCTCCATCTGGCTCAGCAGTCTGACAGCAAGAGGGGCATTATCTACACCTATGACCTG ATGGCTAACCTTGCTATTCTCAGGGGGCAGCTGGACAGT tcTGAAAAGCTATTCAAAGCAACACTGGTCTTCATGCTTGATGGAGGTGTAAAGCAG GATCACATTTCCTTTATTGAGATATCCCTCAAGCTGGCCAGCATCTATGCTGCACAGAACCA GAATAAGTTGGCTGTGGCAGGCTACCAGTTCTGCATTATGACTCTGGAGGAAAAGATAGAGAAGGAGAAAGATCTGCCGGTGGAGATCCTGGCAG CACTTACAGCAGAGGAGAAATCAAACACCCGCCTCCTCCTAGGATTGTGTCTGGATTCATATGGACGTTACCTACTTGCCAATGCACAGTATTCACAGGCACAAAGTATGTATGAAAAGGCACTACAGATCTGCAAGGAGGAGCAGGGGGAGTTACACCCACAG ACAGTGACGCTGATGAATGATCTAGCAACAGTGCTAGAAGCGCAGGGTCACCATGATGAGGCCTATGCTTTTGTGAAGCAAGCATCGGAGCTGGCTCGGAAGACTGAGCACCCTGACCAGCATGTGGTGCTTAGTAACATGGCATTGATTCTAATGTATCAAG GGACAGAACACTTCGCTGACGTCGAGCGGATCTTTAAGGAAGCTCTGACACAAGCAGAGAAGAAAGGGGACTCTGCTTCTATTCGGAATATTCAGGAAGGACTGTCTGAGCTGGAAAGGAGGAAAAAAGGCTTTTGA